The Blattabacterium cuenoti genome includes a region encoding these proteins:
- the rsfS gene encoding ribosome silencing factor, producing MLLKKIIEGIQMVKGKDISVINLKNRENFICDYFVICNGDSHNQVYAISQSIEKTTIKQLQKKPWHIEGLKKREWILVDYVSIVVHIFQKEVRSHYNIETLWNQN from the coding sequence TTGTTGCTAAAAAAAATCATAGAAGGGATTCAAATGGTTAAAGGAAAAGATATATCTGTTATAAACTTAAAAAACAGGGAAAATTTTATTTGTGATTATTTTGTTATTTGTAACGGTGATTCTCATAATCAAGTTTATGCTATTTCCCAATCTATAGAAAAAACTACAATTAAACAATTACAGAAAAAACCTTGGCATATAGAAGGATTAAAAAAAAGAGAGTGGATATTGGTAGATTATGTTTCTATTGTTGTCCATATTTTTCAAAAAGAAGTGAGATCGCATTATAATATAGAAACTCTTTGGAATCAAAATTAA
- the ftsH gene encoding ATP-dependent zinc metalloprotease FtsH, with product MIDKKAKSKNNFFWVYAVIFAIFIGIFFFKSSFSNPRKIDQDTFFDILLKGEVQKIIVKHREIVHVYLKKKFLSSDGINRNTTTFPRNGNEKRFITQPLQYEFEIGDLQFFQKKFEEYKKKYNLNTIIDFKNQPEYTITKFFFDYGIFFILLVIFWIFLFRRIGSTGGGPGGQIFNIGKSRAKLFDENDNVKITFKDVAGLEGAKEEVQEIVEFLRSPQKYTKLGGKIPKGALLIGPPGTGKTLLAKAVAGEARVPFFSLSGSDFVEMFVGVGASRVRDLFEKAKEKSPCIIFIDEIDAIGRARGKSSIAGSNDERENTLNQLLTEMDGFGTHTNVIVLAATNRSDILDKALLRPGRFDRTILVDPPELNERKEIFRVHLQRLVLSNNVDIDFLARQTPGFSGADIANVCNESALIAARKDRSKIENQDFLDAIDRIIGGLEKKNKIIKPNEKKRIAYHEAGHATISWLLEHASPLVKVTIVPRGRSLGSAWYLPEERQLTTPEQMKDEICALLAGRSAEEIIFSSISTGALNDLERVTKQAQSMVAIFGLNERIGNVSYYDSEGQNEFSFSKPYSEKTAQIIDEEISKIITEQYQRAKEILKNNEKKLSMLANELLEKEVIFREDLKKIFGERPYPDEIGDMLGNISSS from the coding sequence ATGATAGATAAAAAAGCCAAAAGCAAAAATAATTTTTTTTGGGTATATGCAGTCATATTTGCTATATTTATTGGGATATTTTTTTTTAAATCTTCTTTTTCTAATCCTAGAAAAATAGATCAGGATACTTTTTTTGATATCCTATTAAAAGGAGAAGTTCAAAAAATTATAGTGAAACATAGAGAAATAGTGCATGTTTATTTAAAGAAAAAATTTTTATCTTCTGACGGAATCAATAGAAATACTACTACATTTCCTAGAAATGGAAATGAAAAAAGATTTATTACGCAACCGTTACAGTACGAATTTGAAATAGGAGATTTGCAATTTTTTCAGAAAAAATTTGAAGAATATAAAAAAAAGTATAATCTGAATACCATCATTGATTTTAAGAATCAGCCAGAATATACAATAACAAAATTTTTCTTTGACTATGGTATATTTTTTATATTATTAGTAATTTTTTGGATTTTTCTTTTTAGAAGAATAGGTTCTACAGGAGGAGGCCCTGGAGGTCAGATATTTAATATAGGAAAATCTAGAGCCAAATTATTTGATGAAAATGATAATGTAAAAATTACATTTAAAGATGTAGCTGGATTAGAAGGAGCAAAAGAAGAAGTTCAAGAAATAGTAGAATTTTTAAGAAGTCCTCAAAAATATACTAAGCTTGGAGGAAAAATACCTAAGGGAGCCTTATTGATAGGTCCCCCAGGAACAGGAAAAACCTTATTGGCAAAAGCAGTAGCTGGAGAAGCTAGAGTCCCATTTTTTTCTTTATCAGGTTCAGATTTTGTAGAAATGTTTGTAGGAGTTGGGGCTTCTCGAGTAAGAGATCTGTTTGAGAAAGCTAAAGAAAAATCTCCATGTATAATATTTATTGATGAAATAGATGCTATAGGAAGAGCTAGAGGAAAAAGTAGTATAGCTGGATCAAATGATGAAAGAGAAAATACTTTGAATCAATTATTAACAGAAATGGATGGATTTGGAACTCATACAAATGTAATTGTATTGGCAGCAACAAATAGATCAGATATTTTGGATAAAGCACTACTTCGTCCTGGACGTTTTGATCGTACTATATTAGTTGATCCTCCTGAATTAAATGAAAGAAAAGAAATATTTAGAGTTCATCTTCAAAGATTAGTATTATCTAATAATGTAGATATAGATTTCTTAGCCAGGCAAACTCCAGGTTTCAGTGGTGCAGATATAGCAAATGTTTGCAATGAATCTGCTCTTATTGCAGCAAGAAAAGACAGATCTAAAATAGAAAACCAAGATTTTCTGGATGCAATAGATCGTATAATAGGAGGGTTAGAAAAAAAGAATAAGATAATCAAACCAAATGAAAAAAAACGAATAGCCTATCATGAAGCAGGACATGCTACAATAAGTTGGTTACTAGAACACGCATCTCCTTTAGTAAAGGTTACTATAGTTCCAAGAGGAAGATCTTTGGGGTCTGCATGGTATCTTCCAGAAGAAAGACAATTGACTACTCCAGAACAAATGAAAGATGAAATTTGCGCATTATTAGCAGGAAGATCAGCAGAAGAAATCATTTTTAGTAGCATTTCTACCGGAGCTTTGAATGATTTAGAAAGAGTGACTAAGCAAGCGCAATCTATGGTGGCTATTTTCGGGTTAAATGAAAGAATTGGAAATGTTTCTTATTATGATTCTGAAGGACAAAATGAATTTTCTTTTTCAAAACCTTATAGTGAAAAAACAGCTCAAATTATAGATGAAGAAATATCGAAAATTATAACGGAACAATATCAAAGAGCTAAGGAAATATTGAAAAATAATGAAAAAAAATTATCTATGTTAGCTAATGAATTATTGGAAAAAGAAGTTATCTTTAGAGAAGATTTGAAAAAGATATTTGGGGAAAGGCCTTATCCTGATGAAA